In one Leptogranulimonas caecicola genomic region, the following are encoded:
- the hisH gene encoding imidazole glycerol phosphate synthase subunit HisH translates to MTILVVDYHKGNISSVVRGLERAGAFAHATDDPAAIAKASALVVPGVGAFADAMDYMTSSGQAAAIVEALEAGAAFLGICLGLQLLVAKGNENAQHDQWVEGLGALPGSCTRLESSRLKVPHVGWDTLDITPLGRHCPLLSGISEGTHMYFTHSYALASDFPAQLVGAYTHYGRSFASVVWDGGSVFGCQFHPEKSSGAGLKVLQNFVAQAGEGRS, encoded by the coding sequence ATGACGATTCTTGTGGTCGACTATCACAAAGGCAATATCTCCTCTGTCGTGCGTGGCCTTGAGCGCGCCGGAGCCTTCGCCCATGCCACCGACGACCCGGCTGCCATCGCCAAAGCCTCCGCATTGGTCGTGCCCGGCGTGGGCGCCTTTGCTGATGCCATGGACTATATGACGAGCTCCGGACAGGCCGCAGCCATCGTCGAAGCACTGGAGGCGGGAGCTGCGTTTCTCGGTATCTGCCTAGGGCTTCAGCTCTTGGTGGCAAAAGGCAACGAGAACGCCCAGCATGATCAATGGGTCGAGGGGCTAGGCGCGCTTCCAGGAAGCTGCACGCGTCTGGAATCCTCAAGGCTCAAAGTGCCCCATGTAGGTTGGGACACGTTGGACATCACGCCGCTGGGGCGCCATTGTCCGCTGCTTTCGGGCATCTCTGAGGGCACACATATGTATTTTACACATTCTTATGCGCTTGCCTCAGACTTCCCTGCCCAACTTGTGGGTGCCTACACTCACTACGGGCGCAGTTTTGCCTCTGTGGTGTGGGATGGCGGCTCTGTCTTTGGCTGCCAGTTCCATCCTGAGAAAAGCTCCGGCGCAGGGCTTAAGGTGCTTCAAAACTTTGTAGCTCAGGCAGGGGAGGGGCGCTCATGA
- a CDS encoding 1-(5-phosphoribosyl)-5-[(5-phosphoribosylamino)methylideneamino]imidazole-4-carboxamide isomerase, with translation MILFPAIDLIGGKVVRLKQGKRSAVDIYGDDPLAQAQAFAQAGAAWVHVVDLSRAFGEDEESLAANQAAITAICQSGLLHMDAGGGVRTMADVQRLAEAGVSRIALGTQLVKDPAFAKAAAREFGDLLVADVAAKDGQVHVNGWREDVELSLNQLVDELCSWGYKHLVYTDIARDGCSCGIDARAYEMLASRCGFPVVASGGIASLEDIRALCAMGDEVIEGIIVGRALYEGQVDLKEALELVQPATQTLEAGC, from the coding sequence ATGATTCTCTTTCCTGCCATCGACCTCATTGGCGGCAAGGTGGTGCGCCTCAAGCAAGGGAAGCGCTCTGCTGTGGATATCTATGGGGATGATCCCCTCGCTCAGGCACAGGCCTTCGCTCAGGCAGGGGCCGCCTGGGTCCATGTGGTGGATCTCTCCCGTGCCTTTGGAGAAGACGAAGAGTCGCTGGCTGCCAACCAGGCCGCCATCACAGCTATCTGCCAGTCTGGGTTGCTTCACATGGATGCCGGTGGCGGCGTGCGCACCATGGCAGATGTCCAGCGGCTCGCGGAGGCGGGGGTTTCTCGGATAGCCCTTGGCACTCAACTGGTCAAGGATCCTGCCTTTGCAAAGGCAGCCGCTCGAGAATTTGGCGATCTTTTAGTGGCCGATGTGGCCGCAAAGGACGGCCAGGTCCATGTGAACGGCTGGCGCGAAGATGTGGAGCTGTCGCTAAACCAATTGGTAGACGAGCTTTGCAGCTGGGGTTACAAGCATTTGGTCTACACCGATATCGCTCGTGACGGCTGCAGTTGCGGCATTGACGCAAGGGCCTACGAGATGCTCGCGTCAAGATGCGGCTTTCCGGTGGTGGCTTCGGGAGGCATCGCCTCTCTGGAAGACATCCGCGCGCTCTGTGCCATGGGCGACGAGGTCATTGAAGGCATTATCGTGGGCCGTGCGCTCTATGAGGGTCAGGTAGACCTTAAGGAAGCTCTCGAGCTGGTACAGCCTGCTACTCAAACGTTGGAGGCCGGATGTTAG